In Penaeus vannamei isolate JL-2024 chromosome 14, ASM4276789v1, whole genome shotgun sequence, one DNA window encodes the following:
- the LOC138863959 gene encoding uncharacterized protein, translated as MYKAKRFGRTSTLFTSGSRPGILYGLPKIHKANLPVRPILSALGTINYNVSKFFIPILRRLTLNQYTIQNTFTFVQKLIEIPHANDYVLASFDVTNLFTNVPLDETIDIIMNSLFEKSDKVLGFNRMYFKKLLDIATKDIMFWFNGTLYKQIEGVAMGSPLGPTLANIFMCYNESKWLKNCPIEFKPKHYFRYVDDTLLFKSEDEVNKFLEYLNNQHPNIKFTCEIEQNGHLPFLDIDISRDMNSFVSSVYRKPTYTGLTTKFNSYIPIKYKGNLISTLIFRAFKISKDYFIFIKEIDFITNILRLNMFPINFIEKNIRTTLNRLLVPVEPTLTVSKDVIYMKLPYLGTISHCLERKLSNLIKTHYSTVTLKVVYTTSLSLGNLFKFKDKVPKPLRSSIVYKFTCSSCDATYIGKTSRNLFMRIEEHKGFSFRNTNYKLTRPNKSSIRSHCEAKNHSFSSENFEILDSSPFDFDLIILESLWIWKEKPNLNEYSSSIDIELLK; from the coding sequence atgtataaagccaaacgtttcgggcgtacttccaccctCTTTACTTCTGGCTCAAGACCTGGAATTTTATATGGTTTACCCAAAATTCATAAAGCAAACTTACCCGTCAGACCCATCCTTTCAGCATTGGGAACCATTAATTATAATGTTTCAAAATTTTTCATTCCCATTCTAAGACGTCTCACTCTGAATCAATATACCATACAAAACACCTTCACCTTTGTTCAAAAATTAATTGAGATCCCACATGCAAATGATTATGTCCTAGCTAGTTTTGACGTCACTAATTTGTTCACTAATGTCCCTCTAGACGAAACCATAGACATCATTATGAACTCTTTGTTTGAAAAATCTGATAAAGTTTTGGGATTTAATAGAATGTATTTTAAAAAACTTTTGGATATTGCCACAAAGGATATAATGTTTTGGTTTAATGGAACTTTGTACAAACAAATTGAAGGGGTTGCAATGGGAAGCCCTTTAGGACCTACTTTAGCAAACATTTTCATgtgttataatgaaagtaaatggctTAAAAATTGCCCTATAGAATTTAAACCCAAACATTAtttcagatatgttgatgatactttgttattcaaatccgaagatgaagttaacaaattcttggaataccttaataatcaacatcctaacattaaattcacttgtgaaattgaacagaatggacaccttccctttttggatattgatatttctagggatatgaattcttttgtctcctcagtcTATAGAAAACCAACTTACACGGGTCTAACAACTAAATTTAATTCTTATATACCTATCAAATATAAGGGGAATTTAATTTCTACGCTGATTTTCAGAGCATTCAAAATTtccaaggattattttatcttcattaaggaaattgactttatcacaaatattctaagattgaacatgttcccaattaattttattgaaaagAACATAAGGACAACTCTCAATAGACTTTTGGTCCCTGTAGAACCCACATTGACTGTCTCTAAGGATGTAATTTATATGAAACTACCTTATCTTGGAACTATTAGCCACTGtctagaaagaaaattatcaaatctaattaaaACTCACTACTCAACTGTTACTCTTAAAGTAGTATATACAACCTCCCTCTCATTAGGTAACTTATTTAAATTTAAAGATAAAGTACCGAAACCTTTACGCTCTTCAATAGTATATAAATTCACGTGTAGTAGCTGCGATGCTACTTATattgggaagacttcccgtaacctcttcatgagaattgaagaacataaaggtttctcatttaggaatactaattacaagctaactagaccaaataaatcttcaattagaagccactgtgaagcaaaaaaccattctttctcatcagagaattttgaaatcctagactcctccccttttgaCTTTGATCTAATCATTttagaaagtctatggatttggaaagaaaaaccaaatttaaatgaatattcatcttcaatagacattgaacttcttaaataa